The following proteins come from a genomic window of Miscanthus floridulus cultivar M001 chromosome 2, ASM1932011v1, whole genome shotgun sequence:
- the LOC136540882 gene encoding uncharacterized protein isoform X1, translating to MQTEARVGMAAATMDGSGAAAAAARRYTTQQQQAQAQLQHHQPQLGTVPLLFAGGVAGAVSKTCTAPLARLTILFQVQGMHSDVATMRNTSIWREASRIVYEEGFRAFWKGNLVTIAHRLPYSSISFYAYERYKNLLQMLPGLEKNGGFGADVGVRLLGGGLSGITAASMTYPLDLVRTRLAAQTNTAYYRGISHALYAICRDEGVRGLYKGLGATLLGVGPSIAVSFSVYETLRSHWQVERPCDSPVLISLACGSLSGIASSTFTFPLDLVRRRMQLEGAAGRARVYKTGLFGTFGHIVRTEGFRGLYRGILPEYCKVVPGVGIVFMTYEMLKAILTGLESDD from the exons ATGCAGACGGAGGCGAGGGTGGGGATGGCCGCCGCCACGATGGACGGTAgcggcgccgccgcggccgccgcgcggAGGTACACGACGCAGCAACAGCAGGCGCAGGCGCAGCTGCAGCACCACCAGCCGCAGCTCGGGACTGTGCCCCTCCTCTTCGCCGGCGGCGTCGCCGGCGCAGTCAGCAAGACCTGCACCGCCCCGCTCGCACGCCTTACCATCCTCTTCCAG GTACAAGGAATGCACTCAGATGTGGCTACAATGCGCAATACTAGCATATGGCGTGAAGCATCCCGCATTGTCTATGAAGAAGGTTTTCGGGCTTTCTGGAAAGGGAACCTTGTTACCATTGCCCACCGATTGCCTTACTCTTCAATTAGTTTCTATGCCTATGAGAGATACAAGAAT TTGCTTCAGATGCTACCGGGTCTTGAGAAGAATGGTGGATTCGGTGCAGACGTTGGTGTTAGATTGCTAGGTGGTGGTTTATCAGGAATCACTGCAGCTTCGATGACGTATCCACTGGACCTGGTGCGAACACGTCTTGCTGCTCAG ACAAATACTGCCTACTACAGGGGCATATCTCATGCTCTTTATGCAATCTGTAGAGATGAGGGTGTCAGGGGATTGTACAAGGGTCTTGGTGCCACTTTACTG GGAGTGGGCCCCAGCATTGCAGTAAGCTTCTCTGTGTATGAAACTTTACGTTCCCATTGGCAAGTAGAGAG GCCATGTGATTCCCCTGTCCTAATCAGTTTGGCTTGTGGAAGTCTTTCAGGAATTGCATCGTCAACTT TTACATTCCCATTGGATCTTGTGAGACGTCGCATGCAATTGGAAGGAGCAGCCGGGAGGGCTCGTGTCTACAAGACAGGACTTTTTGGAACCTTCGGACATATTGTTCGCACGGAGGGTTTTAGAGGCCTGTATAGAGGAATCTTGCCTGAGTACTGCAAAGTGGTTCCTGGTGTTGGCATCGTATTTATGACATATGAGATGCTTAAGGCCATCCTCACAGGACTGGAATCTGATGATTAG
- the LOC136540882 gene encoding uncharacterized protein isoform X2 — protein sequence MQTEARVGMAAATMDGSGAAAAAARRYTTQQQQAQAQLQHHQPQLGTVPLLFAGGVAGAVSKTCTAPLARLTILFQVQGMHSDVATMRNTSIWREASRIVYEEGFRAFWKGNLVTIAHRLPYSSISFYAYERYKNLLQMLPGLEKNGGFGADVGVRLLGGGLSGITAASMTYPLDLVRTRLAAQTNTAYYRGISHALYAICRDEGVRGLYKGLGATLLGVGPSIAVSFSVYETLRSHWQVERNCIVNFYIPIGSCETSHAIGRSSREGSCLQDRTFWNLRTYCSHGGF from the exons ATGCAGACGGAGGCGAGGGTGGGGATGGCCGCCGCCACGATGGACGGTAgcggcgccgccgcggccgccgcgcggAGGTACACGACGCAGCAACAGCAGGCGCAGGCGCAGCTGCAGCACCACCAGCCGCAGCTCGGGACTGTGCCCCTCCTCTTCGCCGGCGGCGTCGCCGGCGCAGTCAGCAAGACCTGCACCGCCCCGCTCGCACGCCTTACCATCCTCTTCCAG GTACAAGGAATGCACTCAGATGTGGCTACAATGCGCAATACTAGCATATGGCGTGAAGCATCCCGCATTGTCTATGAAGAAGGTTTTCGGGCTTTCTGGAAAGGGAACCTTGTTACCATTGCCCACCGATTGCCTTACTCTTCAATTAGTTTCTATGCCTATGAGAGATACAAGAAT TTGCTTCAGATGCTACCGGGTCTTGAGAAGAATGGTGGATTCGGTGCAGACGTTGGTGTTAGATTGCTAGGTGGTGGTTTATCAGGAATCACTGCAGCTTCGATGACGTATCCACTGGACCTGGTGCGAACACGTCTTGCTGCTCAG ACAAATACTGCCTACTACAGGGGCATATCTCATGCTCTTTATGCAATCTGTAGAGATGAGGGTGTCAGGGGATTGTACAAGGGTCTTGGTGCCACTTTACTG GGAGTGGGCCCCAGCATTGCAGTAAGCTTCTCTGTGTATGAAACTTTACGTTCCCATTGGCAAGTAGAGAG GAATTGCATCGTCAACTT TTACATTCCCATTGGATCTTGTGAGACGTCGCATGCAATTGGAAGGAGCAGCCGGGAGGGCTCGTGTCTACAAGACAGGACTTTTTGGAACCTTCGGACATATTGTTCGCACGGAGGGTTTTAG
- the LOC136540882 gene encoding uncharacterized protein isoform X3 gives MQTEARVGMAAATMDGSGAAAAAARRYTTQQQQAQAQLQHHQPQLGTVPLLFAGGVAGAVSKTCTAPLARLTILFQVQGMHSDVATMRNTSIWREASRIVYEEGFRAFWKGNLVTIAHRLPYSSISFYAYERYKNLLQMLPGLEKNGGFGADVGVRLLGGGLSGITAASMTYPLDLVRTRLAAQTNTAYYRGISHALYAICRDEGVRGLYKGLGATLLGVGPSIAVSFSVYETLRSHWQVESYIPIGSCETSHAIGRSSREGSCLQDRTFWNLRTYCSHGGF, from the exons ATGCAGACGGAGGCGAGGGTGGGGATGGCCGCCGCCACGATGGACGGTAgcggcgccgccgcggccgccgcgcggAGGTACACGACGCAGCAACAGCAGGCGCAGGCGCAGCTGCAGCACCACCAGCCGCAGCTCGGGACTGTGCCCCTCCTCTTCGCCGGCGGCGTCGCCGGCGCAGTCAGCAAGACCTGCACCGCCCCGCTCGCACGCCTTACCATCCTCTTCCAG GTACAAGGAATGCACTCAGATGTGGCTACAATGCGCAATACTAGCATATGGCGTGAAGCATCCCGCATTGTCTATGAAGAAGGTTTTCGGGCTTTCTGGAAAGGGAACCTTGTTACCATTGCCCACCGATTGCCTTACTCTTCAATTAGTTTCTATGCCTATGAGAGATACAAGAAT TTGCTTCAGATGCTACCGGGTCTTGAGAAGAATGGTGGATTCGGTGCAGACGTTGGTGTTAGATTGCTAGGTGGTGGTTTATCAGGAATCACTGCAGCTTCGATGACGTATCCACTGGACCTGGTGCGAACACGTCTTGCTGCTCAG ACAAATACTGCCTACTACAGGGGCATATCTCATGCTCTTTATGCAATCTGTAGAGATGAGGGTGTCAGGGGATTGTACAAGGGTCTTGGTGCCACTTTACTG GGAGTGGGCCCCAGCATTGCAGTAAGCTTCTCTGTGTATGAAACTTTACGTTCCCATTGGCAAGTAGAGAG TTACATTCCCATTGGATCTTGTGAGACGTCGCATGCAATTGGAAGGAGCAGCCGGGAGGGCTCGTGTCTACAAGACAGGACTTTTTGGAACCTTCGGACATATTGTTCGCACGGAGGGTTTTAG